GCTTGAGCAGTACATCAAAGCACATCATCCGTACGACGTACCCGAAATCGTTGCATGGCCAGCTACTGCGGCGTTGCCTGCCTATGCTCGTTGGGTCGAAGACGAGACCCGGGGGAAACTGCATGTCTGAGGCAATGAGCATGGTTGGGCCGCTGAACGTGAATACCATCGGTGAACAGAGGACATCGATACGACAACGCGTTGGGCGACTTTGGGCGCTGGCATGGCTGGCCGTGGCCCTTGCGCTTTCTCTGAGCGCGGGACATGCGCAAGCGGCCGACGATTTCCTCGATCCAGATGTCGCCTTCAAGGTGTCGAAGACGGAACAACCCGGGGCCGTTCTGCTGCATTTCGAGGTCGCCAAGGGGTATTACCTCTATCGCGAGCGATTTGCCTTCGCGGCGGACAACCCCGCTGTCACGCTCGGTACGCCAGTGTTTCCAAAGGGGGAGGTGAAGCACGACGAGACCTTCGGCAAGGACATGGAGGTCTATCACGAGCCCATCGACGTTCGTATTCCCGTCAGTCAGGTGAACGGCCCGTTCACACTGAATGTCACCATGCAGGGTTGTGCGGACAAGGGGTTGTGTTATCCGCCAATGGACAAGCCGCTCAAGATTTCGGCGGCGGTCGGCGGTGCAGCGGGCGGTAGCTCCAGTGTGGGTTCCTCGGCCGGGGCAGCTACGCAAGCGTTGCTTGGCGGGGGCTCGCCGGCGTCCAGCAGTGCGCCTGTTGCCGCAGCGGTGCTGACAGCATCGTCTGCGGGTACGGCGAGTGGCTGGTTGTCGGCGCGAGAGGACTACAGCGAAGCAGAGCGCATCCTCTCCGGCGGCAGCTTTGCGCTGGCGTTGGGCATCTTCTTCGTGCTCGGTATTGGTCTGGCCTTTACGCCATGCGTATTGCCGATGGTGCCGATCCTGCTATCGATCGTCGCCGGGCAAGAGGCCAGCCGCGGTAAGGCGATTCGTCTCGCTGTTGCGTATGTGCTCGGCATGGCTGTGGTGAACACTGTCATCGGCGTTGCCGCGGGGTTACTGGGGCAAGGCCTCATCGCGTTCTTGCAAGCACCGTGGGTGTTGGCGCTGTTCGCCTTGCTGATGGTCATCCTGTCGTTGTCGATGTTCGGGATGTACGAGATTCAATTGCCGTCAGGATGGCGGGCGAGGATCGACGACGCCGCCCGCAAGCAGAAGTCCGGTCAATGGATCGGGGCTGCCATGATGGGGGTGCTCTCGGGGCTGATCGTCAGCCCGTGTGTGACG
This window of the Pandoraea fibrosis genome carries:
- the dsbD gene encoding protein-disulfide reductase DsbD yields the protein MSEAMSMVGPLNVNTIGEQRTSIRQRVGRLWALAWLAVALALSLSAGHAQAADDFLDPDVAFKVSKTEQPGAVLLHFEVAKGYYLYRERFAFAADNPAVTLGTPVFPKGEVKHDETFGKDMEVYHEPIDVRIPVSQVNGPFTLNVTMQGCADKGLCYPPMDKPLKISAAVGGAAGGSSSVGSSAGAATQALLGGGSPASSSAPVAAAVLTASSAGTASGWLSAREDYSEAERILSGGSFALALGIFFVLGIGLAFTPCVLPMVPILLSIVAGQEASRGKAIRLAVAYVLGMAVVNTVIGVAAGLLGQGLIAFLQAPWVLALFALLMVILSLSMFGMYEIQLPSGWRARIDDAARKQKSGQWIGAAMMGVLSGLIVSPCVTAPLAAALAFIAKTGDAVFGGATLFALSLGMGLPLVILAGGGGALLPRAGAWMDGVKRFFGFLLLGVALWIIRPLLPTPVLLLGAGVLLLVAATFMRVFDTLPEGVSGMRRLLKGLGVAVALLGAVALVGAAAGARDPLAPLAGLTAAASGNATASAAAVEGVRFQRVRSVAELEQVVATAGRPVMFDFYADWCISCKEMERFVFTDPKVKARLDQMVLVQADVTANNADDQALLKRFGLFGPPGIIFFDGGGKEVAGARVIGAQSAEQFLRSLDKAYGPAV